A part of Candidatus Electrothrix aestuarii genomic DNA contains:
- the mutY gene encoding A/G-specific adenine glycosylase yields the protein MTNAPATDITQGILAWFRANQRPLPWRKEYRPYHVWISEIMGQQTQMERVVSYFQNWISLFPDIPSLAAASEQEVIKVWEGLGYYSRVRNIRKTAEILVQEYGGELPKTEAELLALPGIGPYTAAAILSIAFNQAVPLIDANVERVLCRLDDIDQPVKQAATRKILLQRCSELLHQDDARNFNQALMEFGALNCTPKKPSCTTCPLQQHCQAYLKDIVDLRPVPGKKEQRIDIFMACGIIRQGDRFFIQQRMEKDVWGGLWEFPGGRLKEGENSEQAAVREILEETEFQVSEVRPFATAVHHYTKYRVTLDAFFCTLADQQVTEPVLHAASQYKWVTLKELSHFAFPSGHRQLIEKLR from the coding sequence ATGACCAACGCACCTGCCACCGACATCACTCAAGGGATTCTTGCATGGTTTAGGGCAAATCAACGCCCCCTGCCTTGGCGCAAGGAATACCGTCCATACCATGTCTGGATCTCCGAAATCATGGGCCAACAAACCCAGATGGAACGGGTTGTCAGCTATTTTCAAAATTGGATAAGTCTGTTTCCTGATATCCCAAGCCTGGCAGCGGCTTCAGAGCAGGAGGTGATCAAGGTCTGGGAAGGGCTGGGTTATTATAGCCGGGTGCGTAATATTCGTAAAACCGCTGAAATCTTGGTCCAGGAATACGGGGGAGAACTCCCAAAGACAGAGGCTGAGCTGCTGGCCCTGCCCGGCATTGGGCCGTATACGGCTGCTGCCATTCTCTCCATCGCCTTTAATCAGGCTGTTCCTCTCATTGATGCCAATGTGGAGCGGGTTCTCTGTCGGCTTGACGATATTGATCAGCCGGTTAAACAGGCTGCAACCCGCAAAATATTGCTGCAACGCTGTAGCGAACTGCTTCATCAGGATGATGCCAGAAATTTCAATCAGGCCCTGATGGAATTCGGTGCCCTGAACTGCACACCCAAGAAACCATCCTGTACCACTTGCCCGCTTCAGCAGCACTGTCAGGCTTACCTGAAAGATATCGTTGACCTTCGCCCTGTGCCGGGGAAAAAGGAACAGCGCATTGATATCTTCATGGCTTGCGGCATTATCCGGCAGGGGGATCGCTTTTTTATTCAGCAGCGTATGGAAAAGGATGTCTGGGGCGGTTTGTGGGAATTCCCTGGTGGACGACTCAAGGAGGGAGAGAATTCAGAGCAGGCTGCTGTGCGTGAGATCCTTGAGGAAACAGAGTTTCAGGTAAGCGAGGTACGCCCCTTTGCTACAGCGGTCCACCATTACACAAAATATCGTGTTACCCTGGATGCCTTCTTCTGCACTTTGGCAGATCAGCAAGTAACCGAGCCGGTGTTGCATGCGGCGAGTCAGTACAAATGGGTTACGCTCAAGGAGCTGAGCCACTTTGCCTTTCCCTCAGGACATCGTCAGCTGATTGAAAAACTTCGCTGA
- a CDS encoding PGPGW domain-containing protein: MIAELTSLPLTEMLQILGLISVLTFFGSLIILPWLVLRMRSDYFIRHRQEVDARYQRHPVLAVITFLFRNSMGLFLLLAGIIMLVLPGQGILTMVIGFSLMDFPGKHRLNERIIANLKIQRSLNWIRRKGGKKELIFSSEKTI, encoded by the coding sequence ATGATCGCCGAGCTGACCTCTCTTCCCCTGACAGAGATGCTGCAAATCCTGGGCCTTATCTCTGTGCTGACTTTTTTCGGCAGCCTGATAATCCTCCCCTGGTTGGTCCTGCGCATGCGGTCGGATTATTTTATTCGCCACCGTCAGGAGGTGGATGCGCGGTATCAACGCCATCCGGTACTTGCGGTTATCACCTTTCTCTTCCGTAACAGCATGGGCTTGTTCCTTTTGCTCGCCGGGATCATCATGCTTGTTCTTCCCGGCCAGGGGATACTCACGATGGTAATCGGTTTTTCTCTGATGGATTTTCCAGGAAAGCATCGTTTAAATGAGAGAATCATAGCCAATCTCAAAATTCAGCGTTCCTTGAATTGGATTCGTCGCAAGGGTGGAAAAAAGGAGCTGATATTTTCTTCAGAAAAAACAATATGA
- a CDS encoding 50S ribosomal protein L11 methyltransferase, protein MLRPPYTEYKHLYVYYLDKKTLPPVTDPDLIGIWIEGDTAILFFHQPRETFIQTLCEETGASIVYQADLNYQDWEAGVKITSFSTKTLLVRPVWEQADAQDKEHTDILLDPSVIFGSGFHATTRLCLETLELLLESGMKIDSVLDLGTGTGLLAIAAAKLGVKRVTALDNNPLAVDVAQANVERNNCTDIVTVGQFDLMQGLPDMNYDLVITNLYKGLLIHLFSDQGFWHPGLYMISGFIPGMEPDLLAALPADRVRMLHRGNAEQWRLWLLQYAEKNCSNQDEQAMLLRTE, encoded by the coding sequence ATGCTCAGACCACCATACACAGAATATAAACACCTTTATGTTTATTATCTGGATAAAAAGACGCTCCCTCCGGTCACGGACCCCGATCTGATCGGTATCTGGATTGAGGGTGATACCGCTATCCTTTTTTTTCATCAGCCCAGGGAGACGTTCATCCAGACACTTTGTGAGGAGACAGGGGCCTCCATCGTTTATCAGGCAGATCTTAATTATCAAGATTGGGAGGCAGGGGTAAAAATTACCTCTTTTTCCACCAAAACACTGCTGGTTCGCCCGGTCTGGGAGCAGGCCGATGCGCAGGACAAAGAGCACACCGATATCCTCCTGGATCCCAGCGTTATTTTCGGCTCAGGTTTTCATGCCACCACCCGCCTTTGCTTGGAAACCCTGGAGCTTCTGCTGGAGTCCGGGATGAAAATCGATTCAGTCCTGGATTTGGGCACGGGAACAGGACTCCTTGCCATTGCTGCGGCCAAGCTTGGGGTGAAGCGAGTTACAGCCCTGGATAATAATCCCTTGGCCGTAGACGTTGCTCAAGCCAATGTGGAACGCAATAATTGCACAGACATTGTCACAGTCGGGCAATTTGATTTGATGCAGGGATTACCGGATATGAACTATGATTTGGTGATTACCAATCTCTACAAGGGGCTTCTGATTCATCTCTTTAGCGATCAGGGCTTCTGGCATCCGGGGCTCTACATGATTTCCGGCTTTATTCCTGGAATGGAACCTGACCTCCTTGCTGCCCTGCCAGCAGACAGAGTGCGGATGTTACACCGGGGGAATGCAGAGCAGTGGCGCTTATGGTTACTCCAATATGCGGAGAAAAACTGCTCCAACCAAGATGAGCAGGCAATGCTTTTACGTACGGAATGA